One stretch of Deinococcus sp. Leaf326 DNA includes these proteins:
- a CDS encoding acyl-CoA-binding protein, which yields MSFEQAQQEVQTLGKKPGNDVLLKLYALYKQGVTGDVQGERPGGFDFVGGAKYDAWKALQGMPTDQAQQEYVALVEMLKART from the coding sequence ATGTCCTTCGAACAGGCCCAGCAGGAAGTTCAGACTCTCGGTAAGAAACCCGGTAATGACGTACTGCTCAAGCTTTACGCCCTCTACAAGCAGGGGGTGACAGGAGATGTCCAGGGGGAACGGCCTGGGGGCTTCGACTTCGTCGGTGGCGCCAAGTACGACGCCTGGAAGGCCCTGCAGGGAATGCCGACCGACCAAGCCCAGCAGGAATATGTGGCCCTGGTCGAGATGCTCAAGGCCCGTACCTGA